One Helianthus annuus cultivar XRQ/B chromosome 12, HanXRQr2.0-SUNRISE, whole genome shotgun sequence genomic region harbors:
- the LOC118485134 gene encoding replication protein A 32 kDa subunit B-like — translation MYGGEFDGAAAFSGGGFMPSQATQTTDPFPFALSKHRDKQTLIPLTVKKINKALLSNDDKVIFLIDGVDVNNVKLVGMVLNKAERVTDVSFVLDDGTGGIDCNRWVHEAVDTKEMEAILEGMYVQVHGQLRGESS, via the coding sequence atgtacgGTGGCGAGTTCGACGGCGCCGCCGCCTTCTCCGGCGGAGGTTTCATGCCTTCTCAGGCCACTCAGACTACAGATCCATTCCCCTTCGCCTTAAGCAAGCATCGTGATAAGCAGACGCTGATTCCATTAACcgtgaagaaaatcaacaaagcGTTGTTGTCAAATGACGATAAAGTGATTTTTCTCATTGACGGTGTTGATGTCAATAACGTTAAGTTGGTTGGGATGGTGCTGAATAAAGCTGAGAGGGTTACTGATGTTTcttttgtgcttgatgatggtaCGGGTGGTATTGACTGTAACAGATGGGTTCATGAGGCTGTTGACACGAAGGAGATGGAAGCGATATTGGAAGGAATGTATGTTCAAGTTCATGGACAACTCAGGGGAGAAAGCAGTTAG